One window of Deltaproteobacteria bacterium PRO3 genomic DNA carries:
- a CDS encoding CBS domain-containing protein, protein MGKLKVMDLMTENVFSVNADEDLARLSDLMEDIHVRHMPVKDKEGRLVGLVSQRDLLRSALFTAKDLPLTEQRELLQRMTVGEIMTADPETAEMDDDIEEAGRVMLDNKLGCLPVVEGGKLVGILTEADFVKFVVEGGMD, encoded by the coding sequence ATGGGCAAACTCAAGGTCATGGATCTGATGACCGAAAACGTCTTCAGCGTGAACGCCGACGAAGACCTGGCGCGCCTGAGCGACCTGATGGAAGACATCCATGTCCGGCATATGCCGGTCAAGGACAAGGAAGGCCGCCTGGTGGGCTTGGTCTCGCAGCGCGACCTGCTGCGCTCGGCACTTTTTACCGCAAAGGACCTCCCCCTCACCGAACAGCGCGAGCTGCTCCAGCGCATGACCGTCGGCGAGATCATGACCGCCGATCCCGAAACCGCGGAAATGGACGACGACATCGAAGAGGCCGGGCGGGTCATGCTCGACAACAAGCTCGGCTGCCTGCCGGTGGTCGAGGGCGGGAAGCTGGTCGGCATCCTGACCGAGGCGGATTTCGTCAAGTTCGTGGTGGAAGGCGGCATGGACTAA
- a CDS encoding glutaredoxin family protein, with translation MGRIRRELSEFFGDPFRRYLFLALALLYGVLWFRDGVHGPEEIGGGGEVHYFFHPQCPHCEVQRGFNEILQRKYPDLSWIRHDVSKAEEAARFREFARRYRIPTGELGIPATFFGDRYFIGFVGPETSGARLEAGLREFLSLSASEAASERAVSAAAGTVRLALLGEFDIRAYSLPVLAVLLGLVDGFNPCAMWVLVYLISLILTLQDRGKIWWLVGTFVLASGVLYFLFMTAWLNAFLWISYIRPVSLLIGLFALGIGIFQLRAFFTAAPLACSVGDAEKRKKTLGKISEIVLSPVGLAGIGAMLLLAFSVNAIEFLCSAGIPAIFTHLLAITPLETWRHYAYVLIYVFFFMLDDLVIFTLAALAVQSSVGLRYARWGRLVGGSLLLALGILLAFYPQVLR, from the coding sequence ATGGGGCGAATTCGGCGCGAGCTATCGGAATTTTTCGGCGACCCCTTCCGGCGCTACCTGTTCCTTGCCTTGGCCCTGCTTTACGGGGTATTGTGGTTTCGAGACGGAGTCCACGGACCTGAAGAAATCGGGGGCGGGGGCGAGGTCCATTATTTCTTCCATCCCCAATGCCCTCATTGTGAAGTGCAGCGGGGCTTCAACGAAATATTGCAAAGGAAATATCCGGACCTGTCCTGGATTAGGCACGATGTCTCCAAAGCGGAGGAGGCGGCGCGGTTCCGGGAGTTCGCCCGTCGCTATCGGATCCCCACCGGGGAGTTGGGAATCCCGGCCACCTTCTTTGGCGATCGCTACTTCATCGGCTTTGTCGGCCCGGAGACGAGCGGGGCGCGCCTCGAGGCGGGATTGCGGGAATTCCTTAGCCTCTCGGCTTCGGAGGCTGCTTCGGAAAGGGCGGTTTCGGCCGCGGCCGGCACGGTCCGGCTCGCTCTGCTCGGGGAGTTCGATATTCGCGCCTATTCTTTGCCCGTCTTGGCGGTCCTGCTCGGCTTGGTGGACGGTTTCAACCCCTGCGCGATGTGGGTCCTAGTTTACCTGATCTCCCTGATCCTGACGCTGCAAGATCGAGGCAAGATCTGGTGGCTAGTCGGGACTTTCGTCCTCGCCTCCGGGGTCTTGTATTTTTTGTTTATGACAGCCTGGCTTAACGCCTTTCTGTGGATCAGCTATATACGTCCCGTTTCGCTGCTGATCGGACTCTTCGCCTTGGGGATCGGCATTTTTCAGCTGCGGGCCTTTTTCACGGCCGCGCCGCTCGCCTGCTCGGTGGGGGATGCGGAGAAACGTAAGAAAACCCTTGGCAAAATTTCCGAGATTGTCCTTTCTCCGGTGGGCCTCGCGGGGATCGGCGCCATGCTGCTCCTGGCCTTTTCGGTCAATGCGATCGAATTCCTCTGCTCGGCCGGGATCCCCGCCATTTTTACGCATCTGTTGGCGATCACGCCGCTGGAGACCTGGCGTCACTACGCCTACGTCCTGATTTACGTCTTTTTCTTCATGTTGGACGACCTGGTCATTTTTACCCTGGCGGCCTTGGCGGTGCAATCCTCCGTGGGTCTTCGCTACGCCCGGTGGGGAAGATTGGTCGGTGGAAGCCTCCTGCTCGCGCTGGGGATCCTTTTGGCCTTCTATCCGCAAGTTCTGCGTTAA
- a CDS encoding alpha/beta hydrolase, whose product MTGGLYAAPFRIHADGRHLEGDLVLPAKARSLVLFAHGSGSSRHSPRNRLVARVLQEAGIGTLLFDLLTPPEDVDVDKRFDIGLLTRRLVAATLNLKERPQTARLSLGYFGASTGAAAALQAAAELGPQIRALVSRGGRPDLAMEVLDRVQAPTLLIVGGYDDVVITWNQEAYERLRCTKRLEIVPGATHLFEEPGKLEAVASLARNWFEKYLN is encoded by the coding sequence ATGACGGGAGGCTTGTACGCGGCTCCGTTCCGCATCCATGCGGACGGTCGTCATTTGGAGGGGGATCTGGTTCTTCCCGCGAAGGCCCGTTCCCTGGTTCTCTTCGCCCACGGCAGTGGGAGCAGCCGGCACAGCCCGCGGAACCGCTTGGTCGCGCGCGTCCTGCAAGAAGCCGGAATCGGCACCCTCTTGTTTGACCTCCTGACCCCGCCTGAGGATGTCGACGTCGACAAGCGTTTCGATATCGGTCTATTGACGCGACGTCTCGTGGCCGCCACGCTGAACTTAAAGGAGCGCCCGCAGACGGCCCGGCTGTCCCTCGGCTATTTCGGGGCCTCGACGGGCGCCGCCGCAGCCCTGCAGGCGGCGGCCGAGCTGGGGCCGCAGATCCGGGCCCTGGTCTCGCGGGGCGGCCGGCCGGACCTCGCGATGGAGGTCCTGGATCGCGTCCAGGCCCCGACGCTCTTGATCGTGGGCGGCTACGACGACGTCGTCATCACCTGGAACCAAGAGGCCTACGAGCGCCTGCGCTGTACCAAGAGGCTCGAGATTGTCCCCGGAGCCACGCACCTCTTCGAGGAGCCGGGCAAACTGGAAGCGGTCGCCAGCTTGGCTCGGAATTGGTTTGAAAAATACTTGAACTAA